One genomic region from Salvia hispanica cultivar TCC Black 2014 chromosome 2, UniMelb_Shisp_WGS_1.0, whole genome shotgun sequence encodes:
- the LOC125207590 gene encoding polyadenylate-binding protein-interacting protein 3-like isoform X2, whose amino-acid sequence MNMQQTLLPPRSSSNGYGHHKIKGDTATSFLNKTHESNSCDRLIYLTTCLIGHQVEVQVHDGSVYSGIFHAISEGDYGVILKMAYSVRNGSQGQKNISDSSKTPSKTLIIPATDLVQVIAKDVPVIRDGFLNELQREKHHELMTDSCISQSQHVDAGRELERWVPDEDDPGCPELENIFDGPWNRGWDQFEVNKTLFGVKSTFDEELYTTKLDRGPQTRELEREALKIAREIEGEQTLDLHLAEERGIQIDGNIEIDEETRFSSVYRGPDGSTYEEIVETVLDSQNDETFGDVSVSHTGRTHTDINRGKSSGTQVSLKSLLTGERLSSLAAISRDAHHPVLVGYAKHTANRYSQEDEEMQEVHLRNQASKAEDSNSLNKERCSKVGLSANATEFDPSCFSSKGPDKGSFFNELPAGTSCPVAQGIASSLARTSSSASSSSDRGGGTSASIVRGLSPSSSVASLSSEKSTLNPHAKEFKMNANAKSFVPFQTPRPSSPVAENSFYYPPLHGFSSGVGAGASFAPQQPVMYNPPAAPMTQQYYHPNGPQYGQQMTVGQHRPVYYMPTYPH is encoded by the exons ATGAATATGCAGCAAACTCTACTACCACCCAGATCTTCTTCTAATGGATATGGTCATCATAAAATCAAAGGAGACACTGCAACAAGCTTTCTTAATA AAACACATGAATCCAATTCTTGTGATAGacttatatatttaacaaCATGCCTCATCGGACATCAAGTGGAAGTACAGGTGCACGATGGATCTGTATATTCCGGAATCTTTCATGCTATCAGCGAGGGGGATTATG GTGTTATTCTGAAAATGGCATACTCAGTTAGGAATGGTTCTCAAGGGCAGAAAAATATCTCAGATTCTTCTAAGACGCCTTCTAAGACTTTGATCATACCTGCTACGGATCTTGTGCAAGTCATAGCAAAG GACGTACCTGTAATTAGGGATGGGTTCTTGAATGAGCTCCAGCGCGAAAAGCATCATGAGCTTATGACAGATTCCTGCATATCACAATCACAGCATGTAGATGCGGGGAGAGAATTGGAGCGATGGGTTCCGGATGAAGATGATCCTGGGTGTCCAGAACTGGAGAATATATTTGATGGCCCTTGGAACAG AGGCTGGGATCAGTTTGAGGttaataaaactttatttgGAGTCAAGAGCACCTTTGATGAGGAGCTTTACACAACGAAACTTGATAGAGGTCCCCAGACGAGAGAATTGGAAAGAGAAGCTTTAAAGATAGCTAGAGAGATTGAGGGCGAGCAAactcttgatcttcatcttGCAGAG GAAAGAGGTATTCAAATTGATGGAAACATTGAGATAGATGAAGAAACTCGCTTTTCATCAGTCTACCGGGGGCCTGATGGCAGCACATACGAAGAGATTGTGGAGACGGTGTTGGATTCGCAAAATGATGAAACATTTGGAGATGTCTCCGTTTCGCATACTGGCAGAACTCACACAGACATTAATAGGGGGAAAAGCAGTGGGACTCAAGTGTCACTGAAATCCTTACTAACG GGAGAAAGGCTATCTTCACTTGCTGCTATTAGCAGGGATGCACATCATCCAGTGTTGGTGGGTTATGCCAAGCATACTGCAAACAGATACTCTCAGGAGGACGAAGAAATGCAAGAA GTACATTTACGGAATCAAGCATCTAAAGCTGAGG ATTCAAACTCATTGAATAAAGAACGCTGTTCTAAGGTGGGATTATCTGCAAATGCTACCGAATTTGATCCGTCATGTTTTTCATCCAAAGGTCCGGATAAGGGAAGCTTCTTCAATGAGTTACCAGCGGGCACCTCATGTCCTGTAGCACAAGGGATTGCATCCTCTCTTGCTCGGACTAGTAGTTCCGCATCATCTTCTTCTGATCGTGGAGGAGGTACTTCAGCTTCCATTGTCCGTGGACTGTCTCCTAGTTCATCTGTTGCTTCGTTGTCTTCAGAGAAGTCAACACTTAATCCACATGCCAAG GAGTTTAAAATGAATGCAAATGCTAAGAGCTTTGTCCCATTTCAGACGCCTAGGCCGTCTTCTCCCGTTGCAGAGAATTCCTTTTACTATCCACCTCTGCATGGCTTTTCATCTGGTGTTGGG GCTGGGGCTTCTTTTGCTCCACAACAGCCAGTTATGTATAATCCACCGGCTGCACCAATGACGCAACAATATTACCATCCAAATGGACCTCAG TATGGCCAGCAGATGACAGTAGGACAACACCGGCCTGTTTACTACATGCCAACATATCCTCAT TAA
- the LOC125207590 gene encoding polyadenylate-binding protein-interacting protein 3-like isoform X3 has product MNMQQTLLPPRSSSNGYGHHKIKGDTATSFLNTETHESNSCDRLIYLTTCLIGHQVEVQVHDGSVYSGIFHAISEGDYGVILKMAYSVRNGSQGQKNISDSSKTPSKTLIIPATDLVQVIAKDVPVIRDGFLNELQREKHHELMTDSCISQSQHVDAGRELERWVPDEDDPGCPELENIFDGPWNRGWDQFEVNKTLFGVKSTFDEELYTTKLDRGPQTRELEREALKIAREIEGEQTLDLHLAEERGIQIDGNIEIDEETRFSSVYRGPDGSTYEEIVETVLDSQNDETFGDVSVSHTGRTHTDINRGKSSGTQVSLKSLLTGERLSSLAAISRDAHHPVLVGYAKHTANRYSQEDEEMQEVHLRNQASKAEGPDKGSFFNELPAGTSCPVAQGIASSLARTSSSASSSSDRGGGTSASIVRGLSPSSSVASLSSEKSTLNPHAKEFKMNANAKSFVPFQTPRPSSPVAENSFYYPPLHGFSSGVGAGASFAPQQPVMYNPPAAPMTQQYYHPNGPQYGQQMTVGQHRPVYYMPTYPH; this is encoded by the exons ATGAATATGCAGCAAACTCTACTACCACCCAGATCTTCTTCTAATGGATATGGTCATCATAAAATCAAAGGAGACACTGCAACAAGCTTTCTTAATA CAGAAACACATGAATCCAATTCTTGTGATAGacttatatatttaacaaCATGCCTCATCGGACATCAAGTGGAAGTACAGGTGCACGATGGATCTGTATATTCCGGAATCTTTCATGCTATCAGCGAGGGGGATTATG GTGTTATTCTGAAAATGGCATACTCAGTTAGGAATGGTTCTCAAGGGCAGAAAAATATCTCAGATTCTTCTAAGACGCCTTCTAAGACTTTGATCATACCTGCTACGGATCTTGTGCAAGTCATAGCAAAG GACGTACCTGTAATTAGGGATGGGTTCTTGAATGAGCTCCAGCGCGAAAAGCATCATGAGCTTATGACAGATTCCTGCATATCACAATCACAGCATGTAGATGCGGGGAGAGAATTGGAGCGATGGGTTCCGGATGAAGATGATCCTGGGTGTCCAGAACTGGAGAATATATTTGATGGCCCTTGGAACAG AGGCTGGGATCAGTTTGAGGttaataaaactttatttgGAGTCAAGAGCACCTTTGATGAGGAGCTTTACACAACGAAACTTGATAGAGGTCCCCAGACGAGAGAATTGGAAAGAGAAGCTTTAAAGATAGCTAGAGAGATTGAGGGCGAGCAAactcttgatcttcatcttGCAGAG GAAAGAGGTATTCAAATTGATGGAAACATTGAGATAGATGAAGAAACTCGCTTTTCATCAGTCTACCGGGGGCCTGATGGCAGCACATACGAAGAGATTGTGGAGACGGTGTTGGATTCGCAAAATGATGAAACATTTGGAGATGTCTCCGTTTCGCATACTGGCAGAACTCACACAGACATTAATAGGGGGAAAAGCAGTGGGACTCAAGTGTCACTGAAATCCTTACTAACG GGAGAAAGGCTATCTTCACTTGCTGCTATTAGCAGGGATGCACATCATCCAGTGTTGGTGGGTTATGCCAAGCATACTGCAAACAGATACTCTCAGGAGGACGAAGAAATGCAAGAA GTACATTTACGGAATCAAGCATCTAAAGCTGAGG GTCCGGATAAGGGAAGCTTCTTCAATGAGTTACCAGCGGGCACCTCATGTCCTGTAGCACAAGGGATTGCATCCTCTCTTGCTCGGACTAGTAGTTCCGCATCATCTTCTTCTGATCGTGGAGGAGGTACTTCAGCTTCCATTGTCCGTGGACTGTCTCCTAGTTCATCTGTTGCTTCGTTGTCTTCAGAGAAGTCAACACTTAATCCACATGCCAAG GAGTTTAAAATGAATGCAAATGCTAAGAGCTTTGTCCCATTTCAGACGCCTAGGCCGTCTTCTCCCGTTGCAGAGAATTCCTTTTACTATCCACCTCTGCATGGCTTTTCATCTGGTGTTGGG GCTGGGGCTTCTTTTGCTCCACAACAGCCAGTTATGTATAATCCACCGGCTGCACCAATGACGCAACAATATTACCATCCAAATGGACCTCAG TATGGCCAGCAGATGACAGTAGGACAACACCGGCCTGTTTACTACATGCCAACATATCCTCAT TAA
- the LOC125207590 gene encoding polyadenylate-binding protein-interacting protein 3-like isoform X1: MNMQQTLLPPRSSSNGYGHHKIKGDTATSFLNTETHESNSCDRLIYLTTCLIGHQVEVQVHDGSVYSGIFHAISEGDYGVILKMAYSVRNGSQGQKNISDSSKTPSKTLIIPATDLVQVIAKDVPVIRDGFLNELQREKHHELMTDSCISQSQHVDAGRELERWVPDEDDPGCPELENIFDGPWNRGWDQFEVNKTLFGVKSTFDEELYTTKLDRGPQTRELEREALKIAREIEGEQTLDLHLAEERGIQIDGNIEIDEETRFSSVYRGPDGSTYEEIVETVLDSQNDETFGDVSVSHTGRTHTDINRGKSSGTQVSLKSLLTGERLSSLAAISRDAHHPVLVGYAKHTANRYSQEDEEMQEVHLRNQASKAEDSNSLNKERCSKVGLSANATEFDPSCFSSKGPDKGSFFNELPAGTSCPVAQGIASSLARTSSSASSSSDRGGGTSASIVRGLSPSSSVASLSSEKSTLNPHAKEFKMNANAKSFVPFQTPRPSSPVAENSFYYPPLHGFSSGVGAGASFAPQQPVMYNPPAAPMTQQYYHPNGPQYGQQMTVGQHRPVYYMPTYPH, translated from the exons ATGAATATGCAGCAAACTCTACTACCACCCAGATCTTCTTCTAATGGATATGGTCATCATAAAATCAAAGGAGACACTGCAACAAGCTTTCTTAATA CAGAAACACATGAATCCAATTCTTGTGATAGacttatatatttaacaaCATGCCTCATCGGACATCAAGTGGAAGTACAGGTGCACGATGGATCTGTATATTCCGGAATCTTTCATGCTATCAGCGAGGGGGATTATG GTGTTATTCTGAAAATGGCATACTCAGTTAGGAATGGTTCTCAAGGGCAGAAAAATATCTCAGATTCTTCTAAGACGCCTTCTAAGACTTTGATCATACCTGCTACGGATCTTGTGCAAGTCATAGCAAAG GACGTACCTGTAATTAGGGATGGGTTCTTGAATGAGCTCCAGCGCGAAAAGCATCATGAGCTTATGACAGATTCCTGCATATCACAATCACAGCATGTAGATGCGGGGAGAGAATTGGAGCGATGGGTTCCGGATGAAGATGATCCTGGGTGTCCAGAACTGGAGAATATATTTGATGGCCCTTGGAACAG AGGCTGGGATCAGTTTGAGGttaataaaactttatttgGAGTCAAGAGCACCTTTGATGAGGAGCTTTACACAACGAAACTTGATAGAGGTCCCCAGACGAGAGAATTGGAAAGAGAAGCTTTAAAGATAGCTAGAGAGATTGAGGGCGAGCAAactcttgatcttcatcttGCAGAG GAAAGAGGTATTCAAATTGATGGAAACATTGAGATAGATGAAGAAACTCGCTTTTCATCAGTCTACCGGGGGCCTGATGGCAGCACATACGAAGAGATTGTGGAGACGGTGTTGGATTCGCAAAATGATGAAACATTTGGAGATGTCTCCGTTTCGCATACTGGCAGAACTCACACAGACATTAATAGGGGGAAAAGCAGTGGGACTCAAGTGTCACTGAAATCCTTACTAACG GGAGAAAGGCTATCTTCACTTGCTGCTATTAGCAGGGATGCACATCATCCAGTGTTGGTGGGTTATGCCAAGCATACTGCAAACAGATACTCTCAGGAGGACGAAGAAATGCAAGAA GTACATTTACGGAATCAAGCATCTAAAGCTGAGG ATTCAAACTCATTGAATAAAGAACGCTGTTCTAAGGTGGGATTATCTGCAAATGCTACCGAATTTGATCCGTCATGTTTTTCATCCAAAGGTCCGGATAAGGGAAGCTTCTTCAATGAGTTACCAGCGGGCACCTCATGTCCTGTAGCACAAGGGATTGCATCCTCTCTTGCTCGGACTAGTAGTTCCGCATCATCTTCTTCTGATCGTGGAGGAGGTACTTCAGCTTCCATTGTCCGTGGACTGTCTCCTAGTTCATCTGTTGCTTCGTTGTCTTCAGAGAAGTCAACACTTAATCCACATGCCAAG GAGTTTAAAATGAATGCAAATGCTAAGAGCTTTGTCCCATTTCAGACGCCTAGGCCGTCTTCTCCCGTTGCAGAGAATTCCTTTTACTATCCACCTCTGCATGGCTTTTCATCTGGTGTTGGG GCTGGGGCTTCTTTTGCTCCACAACAGCCAGTTATGTATAATCCACCGGCTGCACCAATGACGCAACAATATTACCATCCAAATGGACCTCAG TATGGCCAGCAGATGACAGTAGGACAACACCGGCCTGTTTACTACATGCCAACATATCCTCAT TAA